In the Gossypium arboreum isolate Shixiya-1 chromosome 10, ASM2569848v2, whole genome shotgun sequence genome, one interval contains:
- the LOC108488859 gene encoding zinc finger protein ZAT5-like, producing the protein MEAPEEVPMGSKDQTNNIIVKGKRTKRLRPQSPIPFAIASNNSIFNGDNVVNMENNNNNYGEYLSLSSSSDNYQDSTTEEEEDMANCLILLAQGQSREPPLKLLQQPDDHHPHQQHDSGVVYNKFNSRRFMEAASNGDGKAGYYVYECKTCNRTFPSFQALGGHRASHKKPKAAATVDEKIRQFTAGTTTIGLSDEEEGQHQQQQFMKITNNVSSLSLQLSNTNNYNNHNINNRVLYGNNNKDNNNNNNGKPNKVHECSICGSEFTSGQALGGHMRRHRGSIGGGSNSVVAANTALSLKVATPLEQPQQPKKPKNVLSLDLDLNLPAPDDVDHREPKFSFASKQQQQQQQQQQQQQQQQQQQQSALVFSAPTLVDCHY; encoded by the coding sequence ATGGAAGCACCTGAGGAAGTCCCAATGGGGTCTAAAGACCAAACCAACAACATCATAGTTAAAGGTAAGCGAACCAAGCGTTTAAGGCCTCAATCTCCTATCCCTTTTGCCATTGCTTCAAACAATTCTATTTTCAATGGCGATAATGTTGTGAACATGGAGAACAACAACAACAATTATGGTGAATATTTGTCACTTTCTTCTTCCTCCGATAATTACCAAGATAGCACCACCGAGGAAGAAGAAGACATGGCTAATTGTTTGATCCTATTGGCTCAAGGCCAATCTAGGGAGCCGCCCCTCAAGTTATTACAACAACCCGACGATCATCATCCGCATCAACAACATGATTCCGGGgttgtttacaacaaattcaacAGCAGAAGGTTCATGGAAGCCGCTTCCAACGGGGACGGTAAGGCTGGGTACTACGTTTACGAGTGTAAAACGTGCAACCGGACGTTCCCTTCGTTCCAAGCCCTGGGCGGTCATCGTGCCAGTCATAAGAAACCAAAAGCGGCAGCAACGGTTGACGAGAAAATACGACAATTCACGGCGGGAACGACGACAATAGGATTATCGGATGAAGAAGAAGGGCAACACCAACAACAACAATTCATGAAGATCACTAACAACGTTTCATCTCTTTCCCTTCAATTGAGCAACACCAACAACTACAACAATCATAACATTAACAATAGGGTTTTGTATGGGAATAACAACAAagacaacaacaacaataataatggtAAGCCTAATAAGGTCCATGAATGCTCCATTTGTGGGTCGGAGTTTACATCGGGACAAGCCTTGGGAGGACATATGAGAAGGCATAGAGGGTCCATAGGAGGTGGTAGTAATAGTGTTGTTGCTGCTAACACTGCGTTGTCGTTGAAAGTGGCAACGCCATTGGAACAACCTCAGCAACCTAAGAAACCGAAGAACGTTTTGTCTTTGGACTTGGATCTCAATCTTCCGGCCCCCGATGATGTCGATCATCGGGAACCGAAATTCTCCTTTGCTTCCAAGCAAcaacagcagcagcagcagcagcagcaacaaCAACAGCAACAGCAGCAGCAACAACAATCAGCTCTTGTCTTCTCCGCCCCCACTTTGGTGGATTGTCATTACTAA